Sequence from the Paenibacillus riograndensis SBR5 genome:
ATGCTTTTGGATTTATCAATGCCAGGTGGATTTCAGAGATCACCCTGGATTGCCAGCCTGCCGACGGCAGGGCGCAGAGTGAACCTTTAGAGAGCCGGACTTTTACGGATCCTGCATTTATCAAGCTGATGGCGGATGCGATGAACGGCAGCAAGCGGGTGCAGAATGATCTCTACTATGGGGCTGAGTTCAAGATGAAGCTGACCTTTGGAGATGGCTATACGGAGGATTATATTCTGAACCTTGGAGAAGCCGAGGGGAAGCAGGGACTGCTGGTCCCTGCGGAGAATAGCGCCAAAGGATACACGGTCTCCGCTAAGGATGCCGACAAGCTGAGAAAACTTGTGTATGGTGAAGCGGGTTCTGCAATACAGCTGTCCATGTGGGATAATTTGTAACTGAGGGGAATGGAGCAGATGACGAGCGATACCGCACAGGATTTGCAAGGGTTGAAGGCAGTGGGCCATGTGGTTGGCTACACTATTGCGGAAATGAGAAAAAGGACAGTTCCCGGTATGACCACCGCTGAGCTTGACGAGGTGGGGGCAGCGGTTCTGGAGCGGTTCGGTGCGAAATCCGCGCCAAAGGTCACGTATAATTTTCCGGGAAGCACCTGCATCAGTATTAATGAAGAGGTGGCCCACGGAATACCGGGCTCCAGAGTCATTCAGGCAGGAGACTTGGTGAACATTGATGTTTCCGCCGAGCTGAACGGTTATTATGGGGACGCTGGGGCCTCTTTTCAACTGCCGCCGTACAATGAGAAGCTTGTCCATCTGTGCCGCAGCGCTGAGGAAACAATGATGAGTGTCATCAATCATCTTAGAGCGGGAATGAAGGTTAACGAAATCGGACGGGTGATGGAGACGGAAGCCCGCAAACGCGGCTATAACGTAGTGCGTAATCTGTGCAGCCACGGCATTGGCAGATCGCTGCATGAGAAGCCTTTTGAAATTCTTCCGTTCTATAATCCGCGTGTAACCACTGTGCTCAAAGAAGGTCAGGTCATTACCGTCGAGCCTTTTCTGTCTACCGGAGCGGATTTCGTGGAGCAGCAGTCTGATGGGTGGACCCTCAGTGTGAATGACAGCAGCCGGGTGGCCCAGTATGAGCATACGATTATAGTCACCAAGGGTAAGCCGATTATCCTGACCAGTGCCTAGACAGGTACATATTCGAAACGGAGGCTAAAAAAATGGATCATTTACCGCAAGTGAGCAATGCATTTGCCACCTTTATGAAGGAAGCGCCACAGCAGCAGCAGGCTTGGATGGAGACCGTTCAGAAGCTGGACGCGGCAAGCCGTCTTGACCCGAAGACAGAAGAAATCGCTTATATTTCGGTATTGGCTGCGGTGCGCCTGGAAAGCGGGCTACCCTTTCATGTAAAGCATGCCAAGGCGCTTGGAGCCACGCGGGAAGAGATCATCAGTGCTGTTCTGCTGGGTCTTCCGGCAGTAGGCAACGCGGTTATTCAGGCTTTGCCGGTGGCCTTGCAGGCATATGACAGCGAGTA
This genomic interval carries:
- a CDS encoding carboxymuconolactone decarboxylase family protein, which codes for MDHLPQVSNAFATFMKEAPQQQQAWMETVQKLDAASRLDPKTEEIAYISVLAAVRLESGLPFHVKHAKALGATREEIISAVLLGLPAVGNAVIQALPVALQAYDSE
- the map gene encoding type I methionyl aminopeptidase; the encoded protein is MTSDTAQDLQGLKAVGHVVGYTIAEMRKRTVPGMTTAELDEVGAAVLERFGAKSAPKVTYNFPGSTCISINEEVAHGIPGSRVIQAGDLVNIDVSAELNGYYGDAGASFQLPPYNEKLVHLCRSAEETMMSVINHLRAGMKVNEIGRVMETEARKRGYNVVRNLCSHGIGRSLHEKPFEILPFYNPRVTTVLKEGQVITVEPFLSTGADFVEQQSDGWTLSVNDSSRVAQYEHTIIVTKGKPIILTSA